In Helianthus annuus cultivar XRQ/B chromosome 3, HanXRQr2.0-SUNRISE, whole genome shotgun sequence, a single window of DNA contains:
- the LOC118490544 gene encoding uncharacterized protein LOC118490544, which yields MLKAEYREFVNPSKCATLNELIEWARDREIEIKRQVERGEKRVAEKPTNASPSKKARYQDQSKKGKTSSEIPTCKTCGKHHSGECLSGKKGCYKCGREGHPFYRCPENPKACYNCNETGHIKAECPKLQQGAKKEGKKDEPPKARGRMFQLTSDEAKLARMWFQASRSFISNELLAHPSFKLEKMLIPLEVEVADSKSYLLHDICKNCKIIIEDEEFSIDLVPMYMGEFKVVVGMDWLAQNHAEIQCEKKVIHNGGRAYLSYVIDTDRGVPKLEDVNVVNEYPDVFPEELPGLPPEREVEFKIELNPDAKPEKLYAKFSKCAFWLREVQFLGHIIDAEGFHVDPSKVEAVMNWVPPKNPSEIKSL from the exons ATGTTAAAGGCTGAATATCGGGAATTTGTAAATCCCTCCAAGTGTGCAACGTTAAATGAATTAATCGAATGGGCAAGAGATAGAGAAATTGAGATAAAAAGACAGGTTGAACGGGGAGAGAAAAGAGTAGCAGAGAAGCCTACCAACGCAAGCCCATCGAAAAAGGCAAGATATCAAGACCAAAGCAAAAAGGGGAAAACAAGTAGTGAAATTCCGACTTGCAAGACATGTGGGAAGCATCATTCGGGTGAATGTTTGTCGGGAAAGAAGGGATGTTACAAATGTGGACGAGAGGGACATCCGTTTTATAGGTGCCCCGAAAACCCAAAGGCGTGTTATAATTGCAATGAAACGGGACACATTAAGGCGGAATGTCCGAAACTCCAACAAGGGGCAAAGAAAGAAGGAAAGAAGGATGAGCCTCCCAAGGCTCGTGGGAGGATGTTCCAGTTAACCTCGGATGAAGCTAAACTAGCCCGgatgtggtttcag GCAAGTAGGTCGTTCATTTCTAATGAATTGTTAGCTCACCCATCGTTTAAGCTTGAAAAGATGTTAATACCCTTAGAGGTGGAAGTTGCTGATAGTAAAAGCTATTTGTTGCACGATATTTGCAAAAACTGTAAGATAATAATCGAAGATGAGGAATTTAGTATAGATCTTGTTCCAATGTACATGGGAGAATTTAAAGTAgttgtaggaatggattggctagCCCAAAACCATGCTGAAATTCAATGTGAAAAGAAAGTCATTCAT AACGGAGGAAGGGCGTATCTATCTTATGTGATTGACACCGATCGAGGTGTTCCAAAGCTTGAAGATGTAAATGTAGTGAACGAATATCCggatgtgtttccggaagaaTTACCAGGGCTTCCGCCCGAGCGGGAAGTAGAATTCAAGATAGAGCTTAACCCGGATGCAAAGCCG GAAAAGttatatgcaaagttctcaaagtgtgccTTTTGGCTTAGAGAGGTACAGTTTTTGGGTCATATAATTGATGCGGAGGGTTTCCATGTGGACCCGTCCAAAGTGGAAGCGGTAATGAACTGGGTACCCCCAAAGAATCCAAGTGAAATAAAAAGTTTATAG